From Mytilus galloprovincialis chromosome 9, xbMytGall1.hap1.1, whole genome shotgun sequence, the proteins below share one genomic window:
- the LOC143046868 gene encoding uncharacterized protein LOC143046868, with protein sequence MSIYTSAQVDIYLLTKNKCTTATIIHTYFALYKITNITDNTEVQIGGNEISVKFKFNPGQYEIGYYRLYARIGYPASMTHWMEESMFVKIEQPPPHAFIKGGAGRTIGQGLTDFDARSVSYSLTKGPGDPSGLIFSWKCLNFVTNNIYNLLQFNLAPVSAFKDTGDYKKKWYETNFVPYIENNVAFIYASTLYTVIDSLQNSNSTCMNGSEFYVKAVLYKYPPTREQTDEITEAYENFSSTSISNTWNVSDVTTSIMTTIQTTVTQGEDTVSTLSNMTTIEAMATTEWSTMITMEAITTTEETTTPGPLYDLIALTRFFEIDFMYEMQANPISELDNITFVIRPDNNSLVLNEMLEFLNDLYNEESEAFLQDTDDFFERLSDSSLTLDSLYKLRELPGLPASANAAFFDNLQTWLQNANVSKKFAYDLRDLLDSFKHVQSNIKNATELVKLIGIEGYLKLVIDESGQCLLTYLVSIFNGFAKINSFNWHKMEQQEKYYLRWLEDDLFHSSACKMFNGIADGTGSLNVTSQDVAEGMGFLVYLRVEFEESISYFIQHAQSVPGNPPVLEIECRLNCMKKTALTSIMSLKATCPFCTFEQQKGFKFWWKVKDFDIFSRISTTNDYWQSWMLSEADTNAFVMQANVLNASAGYLIEAHMQLATGERSISIWSVNTNILPYGGSCEIEDDSWGEKKVTTNGWNDEGFRTSTDTSYDWKEQLMYRIVQTNSEGKETLLYYGLEAENYIKIKPGIETDSYNVTINIQIYDIFNDYTECTKHIGQVSPKYTTSDQNTVSLFLNLSAESVDYYWKTGNVKQVAMNAEVAGTPVTDLNSTTTIFDTEPGQWVNIGVEILPDGTNVTKTFDELWNMYQHPDYGEVDTQSDIIKQLTTFSTILAETSNAVDGTSTVNLDQVANSIGTIIGNKLFTANSSASKAFEGNKGLLEKLVKLTSNETYPKYEDYISTCQGSLLCRKCINRGCVQYRRSYVVLGRFGLMNV encoded by the exons ATGTCAATCTATACCTCAGCACAAGTAGATATATACCTTCTGACGAAAAACAAGTGTACAACGGCAACTATTATTCACACTTATTTTGCATTATACAAGATAACTAACATAACTGATAATACAGAAGTGCAGATTGGAGGAAATGAAATCAGTGTAAAGTTCAAGTTTAACCCAGGGCAATATGAAATAGGATATTACCGTTTGTATGCAAGAATAGGATATCCTGCAAGCATGACACACTGGATGGAAGAATCAATGTTTGTGAAAATAGAACAACCCCCACCTCATGCATTTATAAAAGGTGGAGCCGGCAGGACTATTGGTCAAGGACTCACAGACTTTGACGCTCGTTCTGTGTCGTATAGTTTAACTAAAGGCCCCGGTGATCCTTCCGGTCTTATTTTTTCTTGGAAATGTCTTAATTTTGTCACAAATAATATCTATAATCTTCTGCAATTTAATCTTGCACCAGTATCAGCTTTTAAGGATACAGGTGACTATAAAAAGAAATGGTACGAAACTAACTTTGTTCCCTATATAGAAAACAATGTCGCGTTTATCTATGCCTCTACACTTTACACCGTTATAGATAGCTTGCAAAATTCTAATTCCACATGCATGAATGGAAGCGAATTTTACGTCAAGGCTGTACTTTATAAATATCCTCCAACCAGAGAACAGACAGACGAAATAACAGAAGCCTACGAGAATTTTTCATCGACATCAATATCCAATACATGGAACGTGAGCGATGTTACAACTTCAATAATGACAACAATACAAACAACTGTAACTCAAGGGGAGGATACTGTTAGTACCTTGAGTAATATGACAACAATTGAGGCAATGGCAACAACAGAGTGGAGTACTATGATAACAATGGAGGCAATAACAACAACAGAGGAGACAACAACTCCCGGGCCTCTTTATGATCTGATAGCTCTGACGCGATTTTTTGAAATTGACTTTATGTATGAAATGCAGGCAAATCCTATATCCGAATTAGACAACATAACATTTGTCATACGTCCAGATAATAACAGTCTTGTTTTAAACGAAATGTTAGAATTTCTAAACGATTTATATAATGAAGAATCTGAAGCCTTTCTACAGGATACAGACGATTTTTTTGAAAGGTTATCTGACAGCTCATTAACTCTTGATAGTTTGTATAAACTACGTGAACTTCCTGGGTTGCCTGCAAGTGCCAATGCtgcattttttgataatttacaaACATGGCTTCAAAACGCAAATGTGTCGAAAAAATTTGCATACGACCTGCGTGATTTGTTGGATAGCTTTAAACATGTTCAATCGAACATCAAAAATGCAACTGAGTTGGTGAAATTAATAGGAATCGAAGGATACTTAAAACTTGTCATTGATGAATCTGGACAATGTTTACTGACTTATCTAGTAAGCATTTTTAACGGATTTGCTAAGATTAACTCATTTAATTGGCATAAAATGGAACAGCAAGAAAAGTATTACTTACGCTGGCTAGAGGATGATCTGTTTCACTCTAGTGCCTGTAAAATGTTCAACGGAATCGCAGATGGAACCGGAAGTCTGAATGTTACCTCTCAAGATGTAGCAGAGGGAATGGGATTTTTAGTATATTTAAGGGTAGAATTCGAGGAGTCTATAAGTTACTTTATACAACATGCACAATCAGTTCCTGGGAATCCTCCCGTACTGGAAATAGA ATGCAGGTTGAATTGCATGAAGAAGACTGCTTTGACTTCTATAATGTCATTAAAAGCTACATGTCCCTTTTGTACGTTTGAACAACaaaaaggatttaaattttgGTGGAAAGTCAAAGATTTTGATATCTTTAGTAGAATATCAACAACAAATGATTACTGGCAATCGTGGATGTTATCTG AAGCAGATACTAATGCGTTTGTAATGCAAGCCAACGTTTTAAATGCTAGTGCTGGATACCTTATAGAGGCTCATATGCAACTTGCAACAGGGGAGAGGAGCATAAGTATTTGGAGCGTCAATACAAACATACTACCATATGGAGGATCTTGTGAGATTGAGGATGACAGCTGGG GGGAAAAGAAAGTAACAACTAATGGATGGAATGACGAAGGGTTTCGAACATCAACTGATACAAGTTATGACTGGAAAGAACAGCTGATGTATCGAATAGTTCAGACGAATTCGGAAGGAAAGGAAACACTTCTATATTACGGTT TAGAGGCAGAGAATTACATCAAAATAAAGCCTGGTATTGAGACAGATAGTTACAATGTTACAATTAACATACAGATCTATGATATCTTTAATGATTATACAGAATGTACCAAACATATTGGACAG GTATCACCCAAATATACCACATCAGACCAAAATACTGTATCGTTATTCTTAAATTTATCGGCGGAAAGCGTGGATTATTACTGGAAAACAGGAAATGTAAAACAAGTTGCCATGAATGCAGAGGTTGCCGGAACACCCGTCACGGATTTG aattcaaCTACGACAATATTTGATACTGAACCTGGACAATGGGTGAATATAGGTGTAGAAATACTGCCCGATGGTACAAATGTCACAAAAACATTTGATGAACTTTGGAATATGTATCAACATCCTGATTATGGAGAAGTCGACACACAAAGTGATATAATAAAG CAATTGACAACTTTTTCTACGATTCTGGCTGAAACATCTAATGCAGTTGATGGAACATCCACTGTGAATTTAGACCAGGTTGCTAATAGTATTGGTACAATTATTGGAAACAAGCTTTTCACTGCAAATTCCTCAGcc TCCAAGGCATTTGAAGGAAATAAGGGTCTATTGGAAAAACTTGTAAAATTGACCAGTAATGAGACATATCCCAAGTATGAAGACTACATTTCTACGTGTCAAG GCAGTTTATTGTGTAGAAAATGTATAAACCGtggctgcgttcaatatcgtagaaGCTACGTAGTGCTAGGAAGATTTGGTCTaatgaacgtgtag